The Arachis hypogaea cultivar Tifrunner chromosome 16, arahy.Tifrunner.gnm2.J5K5, whole genome shotgun sequence genome contains a region encoding:
- the LOC112697909 gene encoding uncharacterized protein, with protein sequence MLKLCWIVVLALKLFFQGNCNYDFALCVQNWKLLFGSSLSLHVEYHVFGSIWNLQVDFEILKDLFLDGLTRILDLCLNSSIEGPKHNWSCDLQLDFLWVLNLQPKHHFGVLKDLSIIGTGF encoded by the exons ATGTTGAAACTCTGTTGGATTGTTGTGCTGGCCTTAAAACTCTTCTTCCAG GGAAATTGCAACTATGATTTTGCTTTGTGTGTGCAAAACTGGAAACTTCTTTTCGGTTCATCTTTGTCACTCCATGTTGAGTACCATGTGTTTGGCAGCATCTGGAATTTGCAAGTCGACTTTGAAATATTGAAGGACCTCTTCTTGGATGGTTTAACTAggatttt GGATTTGTGTTTGAACTCGAGTATTGAAGGACCCAAGCATAACTG GAGCTGTGATTTGCAATTGGACTTTCTATGGGTTTTAAACCTTCAACCTAAACATCACTTTGGAGTACTGAAAGATTTAAGTATAATTGGGACTGGTTTTTaa